Genomic DNA from Ananas comosus cultivar F153 unplaced genomic scaffold, ASM154086v1, whole genome shotgun sequence:
ttatataaaatcagtggttttaataattttaatccttgatttctaaatatttctatatcttTATCTATATCTATCAATATATCTAGTTGTCTGGGGACTGGGGACACATCTTGTGTGCATGCTGTGCGGGACCGATGAGGAAACTGTAGATCTCACTTGTTCACACGGTGCGTTTTTACGAAATCCCTCTTAGTGATGGCTGTAGAGGATGTTCACTCTGGGGATTTAGGCGACGATGTTACCTAGCCTGGGACAGGTGGACGAGTAGGAATGGGCCGCAACCAACGAGCAACCGGCTCTCGGATCTAGTAGCATGTTGGTGGGTCATTTAGGAGATAAGGATCGGAACGATATTTAGAAATGTCCCACCGGACCCCCCTACTAGCTGTCCAGAAGTTGGAACAATTGACGAAGCTTTGGGAATACCTTCTCCCAGCTAATCGAGTTATTCGCAAGCTGTAGACCCCCAACATTGACTCTTTGTTTTTCCCGCTTATCGCTCCCCCTCTCGAGGCCTTGGCTACCTCACCCTTGTAACCTAgttcatttcttttataaatgAAGTAGGCAGCACGCTACTTTCCCCTCAAAAAAACATATCTAATTGTCTGCCTTCTTCCTTAATGGGTGTTTTATTAAACAATCTACATATTATCTCTGTCGGACTTTTTGTAGGTCTTTCTATTATAGATTTGGAGGCTTGGGAGCTACTTGATAGAAATTCCATGTTGTTTGACGTCTGCGTAGtggtcaaaaaattatttagttaattCATCTACAATTGTAATTTTTGTAGATGATTGTTGTGCGATTAATGTACCATATGCGTGTAACTTCCAAATATCTTGTTCGATACATCTCTGGAATTTATTCaaataatttgtatatttgatCGATAAGGAGtatgatcaaatatttaaaactcTATAATACATTCTGTAGTAAAAAAATGCTATTCTAGAAAATTATTGATAACAAGATCTattaagaagaaaagaaaattaaactcCTTACAATtatactataaatttttatacaaaatttatagtATAATTTCAGGTGGTTCATGCCTAGTTGGTTGGAAAACAATATGTAAAAGCAAAAGAGAAGGGGGTCTGGGGATTAAAGATATGGAAGCAATGAATAAAGCACTCCtaactaaatggtggtggcgtttcttCAACGAGAGACACCTTTTATGGGGAAGATTGATCACAGCATTATATTACAACAGAAGAAGACCGTTACATGAGGGAAGATCCTTCAAACCTTACTCGCAATGGTGGAGAAGCGTGATGAGCTGTCGTGACGTGTTCAAATGCGGAGTCTCGTACGCACTTGGAGACGGCAAAAACATCAGGTTGTGGTCGGATATTTGGATTGAAGAAACCCCTCTTAGTACCCGGTTTCCAGGATTATTTTGTAGAATCATCAATCAGGAGGCCACAGTTTCACAATGCTGGAATGGAAGAGGGTGGAGATGGCGTTTCATAACCAGAGGCCTCACTACTAATAACACCTCTCAGAATCGTGTACATATCACGTCGCTCAAAAACCTTCTCAATCAGTATAGTCCATCGGGCACAAACGATAAACTAAACTGGCGATGGACCGCCAATCAAAAGTTTACCGTTAAATCCCTGTATGATTTCATCACAGACTCAGGTCAGATTAATCCTTTGTATGATGATCTTTGGGGGTTAAAAATCCCGCTCAAGCATAAATTTTTCATTTGGATCCTATTACGCAAGAGATTATTAACAGCGGATAGATTGATTCGCCGAGGGAGTCCGGTGGACCAGCATTGCATGTTGTGTGGGTCATTATCTGAAACATGCGACCACCTGTTCGGTGAATGTATCTTCGTCAGATATCTCCGATTCCACGATGGAGTTTCTGTGGCGGCAGTTTTGGACGAGGGGGATGTTCAGCGGATATGGACTCAGATCTCCGACTAGCGTAACTCCAGAGTGAGATCGGACAGTCTGATCCATCtggcggcaatctggtgggtcgtttgGACGGAGCGAAACAAGATCATCTTCCACGATGGGTCTCCCAACACCTACCGGGCTCTCGAACGAGTCGCGGCTCTGATCAAGGACTGGACCGACGTTATTTGAATTCGCGACATAACTCTAGTCTCAATCTCTTAGCTCTTTTACCCTGGTTTTCCTCTGTTTTCCTTAGTTTGTTCGGTTTTacgtttccttttttttttttttttttttttttttttttcgtcttctGTTTTGTTGGCGATGTTAGGAGGCCCTAGTTGCTTCCATCATATATGCCTAATTcatttttcttaatgaatgaagcaggtagcttgctacctatttctcaaaaataaaaaaatttttttatacaaaataagTTATTCTCGAATAACGTGAGCCGGCGAATAAGACTACCTCCCTTTCAGAGACTATAAAAAGTTATTTGATCGATAAGGGGAAATTCTACATAGTTGAGGCCTTGAGGGGTTTGCGCGTCCAGTTGATTTGGGCGGGAGGAAGGAGGCTGGGATTGAAAACAGGAAAAGGTCAGGGACTAAAGTGCAATTGTATCACTACGAACGAAGGAGAACTGAAAccctaaaaattaaataaaaataaaactcatTTTCTTTCTCGTCTCCCCCTCTCCTCGCGCTCTGAAACTCTTTTTGATTCAATTTGCTTTACAGCACAGGGAGCAGCAGTAGCGTGTGATCGGGATGATGGGGAGCTCCCCGGAGACGTCCCCTCCCCCGGGCTTCGAAATCCTCGAcccttctcctccgccgcctccgcctccgcctccgcctccgcctccgcctcctctcccGGGTAGTAGAAATCAAAATCTCCAATTCTACCCTAGTATCTATCAATCCTCACTTATTTATCCTCAAAGATCAGCATTCCAAATTGTTCATTTTCAAACCATTCGGATGCCGTGCAAATTGATTCTCAAAGAAATTGCaaatttccagctaagtttatttcattttctaaatgaaataaacgaagcggcgCTAcaagcgtgctacctatctctcaaaaaaaaaaaattacaaattttgctaaaaattaactTCGTTTCTCTGGTGAATTCGATTCAGAAATGGGTCAAATGGTCTGCGGAAGCTGTCGCGAGCTTGTTTCTTATCCGAAAGGCGCTGTTCACGTTCAGTGCGCCTGCTGTCGAGCAGTAAACTTCGTTTTAGAAGGTTCGATTATTAACATATCTCATTCCGGGTAAAAAAATGCTATAAACATGGTCAAGCAAGCAGTTCTGTTTGTTAGGGAATGCTTGGTGAAAGTGCTAGCTTTTCAATAGTAACTAATATTTCCTTCCTTTTGTAAGAATAgagttgcttcttcttcttcttcttcttcttcgccttctTCTGCAGCACATCAGGTCGGTAACATAAAGTGCGGGAAATGTTCCTTGCTATTGATGTACCCGTATGGAGCTCCGGCAGTTCGGTGTTCCTCCTGCTATCACGTAACTGAAATCGGAGTAGTAAGTAAATAGTAATTCCGGACTTGATATGTGGTTGCCTTCCCAATAATCGTAATCATAATATGCATTGCTTGTTGTTTAAGCTTGTGAATCTTATCTTATGCCATATCTTCAAGAAGTTGGTTCGCTGGTGTACTACTTACATGTAATGCCACTTGTATGTATAGGGAAGACGTATAAATGGATCGAAACCACAAATCAATACAactcttttattctctttttgatGTGCTGTCGGTTTAGTGATGATTGCTTAATTGCTTTTTAATGGTATATTATGTAGGATGAGCCCGAGGTTATATATTCGTGACCATCTATTTAGTGATTAGCCCGATTCATTGATATTCTCTTGGATAACGATGCCACCGTATATCCCTTGTAGCTTGTAGTTCCATTGTCGGTTTAGGCCATGGCAGTAGTGATTACAATTTCAGCGAACCCTTCTTTTCTGTATTTTTGGCATTTAGTAGTAAATCGAGCTTGTATATGGAGAGANTGGTCTGATTTTATGGATAAAGGTTTAAGAGTTTTATGCCTTTACTTCCCATTAAGTCAACAATTTCACTACTCTCCctgtatatttttcttttttatataaaatcagaggtttaaataattttaatccttgatttctaaatatttctatatcttTATCTATATCTATCAATATATCTAGTTGTCTGGGGACTGGGGACACATCCTGTGTGCATGCTGTGCGGGACCGATGAGGAAACTGTAGATCACTTGCTCACACGGTGCATTTTTACGAAATCCCTCTAAGTGATGGCTGTAGAGGATGTTCACTCTGGGGATTTAGGCGACAATGTTACCTAGCCTGGGACGGATGGATGAGTAGGAATGGGCCGCAACCAACGAGCAACAGGCTCTCGAATCTAGTAGCATGTTGGTGGGTCATTTGGGAGATAAGGAACGGAACGATATTTAGAAATGTCCCGCCGGACCCCACTACTAGCTGTCCAGAAGTTGGAACAATTGACGAAGCTTTGGGAATACCTTCTCCCAGCTAATCCAGTTATTCGCAAGCTGTAGACCTCCCAAcattgactctttttttttcccgctTATCCCTCCCCCTCTCAAGGCCTTGGCTACCTCACccttgtagcctagttcatttcCTTTATAAATGAAGTGGGCAGCACGCTACCTTCTCCTCAAAAAAACATATCTAATTGTCTGTCTTCTTCCTTAAATTCATctacaattataatttttgtagaTGATTGTTGCACGATTAACGTACCGTACGCATCTAACTTCCAAATATCTTGTTTAATACATCTCCAGAACTTATTCaaataatttgtatatttgatCGATAaggagtgtgatcaaatatttaaaattctatactatatatattctgtcctctaagtaatttttttggctaaaatataTCATCGTAGGTAAAAAAATGCTATTCTAgaaaattatagataataagATCTattaagaagaaaagaaaaattaaactccttacaattatactataaatttttatacaaaataagTTATTCTCGGATAACGTGAGCCGGCGAACAAGACTCCCTCCCGGGGATTGAAAGACCAGGAAAGTTCAGAGACTATAAAAAGTTATTTGATCGATAAGGGGAAATTCTACATGGTTGAGGGGTTTGCGCGTCCAGTTGATTTGGGCGGGAGGAAGGAGGCTGGGATTGACAGACGggaaaagttcagggactaaagTACAATTGTATCACTATGAACGAAGGAGAACTGAAAccctaaatattaaataaaaacaaaactcattttctttctcctctccccctctcctcgcGCTCTGAAACTCTTTTTGATTCAATTTGCTTTACAGCACAGGGAGCAGCAGTAGCGTGTGATCGGGATGATGGGGAGCTCCCCGGAGACGTCCCCTCCCCCGGGCTTCGAAATCCTCGAcccttctcctccgccgcctccgccgaaGCTCccttctccgcctccgcctccgcctccgcctcctctcccCGGTAGTAGAAATCAAAATCTCCAATTCTACCCTAGCATCTATCAATCCTCACTTATTTATCCTCAAAGATCAGCATTCCAAATTGTTCATTTTCAAACCACTCGGATGCCGTGCAAATTGATTctcaaaaaaattgcaaatttccagctaagtttatccagctaagtttatttcattttctagatgaaataaacgaagcggcgggtagcgtgctacctatctctcaaaaaaaaaaaaaatttgcaaattttgctaaaaattaactTCGTTTCTCTGGTGAATTCGATTCAGAAATGGGTCAAATGGTCTGCGGAAGCTGTCGCGAGCTTGTTTCTTATCCGAAAGGCGCTGTTCACGTTCAGTGCGCCTGCTGTCGAGCAGTAAACTTCGTTTTAGAAGGTTTGATTATTAACGTATCTCATTCCGAGTAAACAAATGCTATAAACATGCTCGAGCAAGCAGTTCTGTTTGTTAGGGAATGCTTGGTGAAAGTGCTAGCTTTTCAATTGTAACTAATATTTCCTTCCTTTTGTAAGAATAgagttgcttcttcttcttcttcttcttcttcgccttctTCTGCAGCACATCAGGTCGGTAACGTAAAGTGCGGGAAATGTTCCTTGCTATTGATGTACCCGTACGGAGCTCCGGCAGTTCGGTGTTCCTTCTGCTATCACGTGACTGAAATCGGAGTAGTAAGTAAATAGTAATTCCGGACATGATATATGGTTGCCTTCCCAATAATCGTAATCATAATATGCATTGCTTGTTGTTTAAGCTCGTGAATCTTATCTTATGCCGTATCTTCAAGAAGTTGGTTCGTTGGTGTACTACTTACATGTAATGCCACTTGTATGTATAGGGAAGACGTATAAATGGATCGAAACCACAAATCAATACAActcttttattctatttttgatGTGCTGTCGGTTTAGTGATGATTGCTTAATTGCTTTTTAATGGTATATTATGTAGGATGAGCCCGTGGTTATATATTCGTGACCATCTATTTAGTGATTAGCCCGATTCATTGATATTCTCTTGGATAACGATGCCACCGTATATCCCTTGTAGCTTGTAGTTCCATTGTCGGTTTAGGCCATGGCAGTAGTGATTACAATTTCAGCGAACCCTTCTTTTCTGTATTTTTGGCATTTAGTAGTAAATCGAGCTTGTATATGGAGAGATAGTAAACTCTGATTGACTAATCTCTCTAGTTGTTATGGAGTTTATTTGTAGTAAAAGATTATGTAGGTAGCCTTTTCTTTGTGAATTATGGCAGATTCTGACGAATCCTTGTGCGACCGCAACTTCTGACTGT
This window encodes:
- the LOC109705589 gene encoding protein LOL2 isoform X3, with the translated sequence MMGSSPETSPPPGFEILDPSPPPPPPPPPPPPPPPLPEMGQMVCGSCRELVSYPKGAVHVQCACCRAVNFVLEAHQVGNIKCGKCSLLLMYPYGAPAVRCSSCYHVTEIGVAHNSWPSLSGQQGQTAPVS
- the LOC109705589 gene encoding protein LOL2 isoform X2, whose amino-acid sequence is MMGSSPETSPPPGFEILDPSPPPPPPPPPPPPPPPLPEMGQMVCGSCRELVSYPKGAVHVQCACCRAVNFVLEAHQVGNIKCGKCSLLLMYPYGAPAVRCSSCYHVTEIGVILTNPCATATSDCIVNGSFS
- the LOC109705589 gene encoding protein LOL5 isoform X1, with translation MMGSSPETSPPPGFEILDPSPPPPPPKLPSPPPPPPPPPLPEMGQMVCGSCRELVSYPKGAVHVQCACCRAVNFVLEAHQVGNVKCGKCSLLLMYPYGAPAVRCSFCYHVTEIGVILTNPCATATSDCIVNGSFS